The Henckelia pumila isolate YLH828 chromosome 2, ASM3356847v2, whole genome shotgun sequence genome includes a window with the following:
- the LOC140885401 gene encoding agmatine hydroxycinnamoyltransferase 1-like, with the protein MKVKIGSSRLIKPLYEENPPQTTNCIPLSIFDLVTYDQHVAVIYVYRPPIASNATIELGLRKALSVYREWAGRLGVDGEGNRVILLNDEGVRFVEASVDRALDHITSFMPSTSLLCLHPSLECMVELVQVQVTRFSCGSMAVGFTAHHFVGDGHATSNFLVAWGQACRGLEIDPLPFHDRTIFAPRNPPLFEFEHRGVEYLAQNFKQIYPLIDHSVEDIVSYKVHFTSDFLSVLKAKASSMRGNAKPFSTFESILAHLWRAITKARGMNASEMTQVRISVDGRGRLNPSVPRGYFGNLVLWAFAKAKVANLLNEPLPYAANLLHEAVVGVGDNYFKSFIDFSKHKVKEEDLVPNADTKDLILWPNLEVHSWLRFPFYDLDFGCGGPQAFTPSFTPTEGMIILLPSFVGDGSIEVCVPLFRQNLESFKQICYSLD; encoded by the coding sequence ATGAAAGTGAAAATAGGGAGCTCTAGGCTCATCAAGCCTTTGTACGAGGAAAACCCTCCCCAAACAACAAACTGCATCCCGCTCTCCATTTTTGATCTGGTCACATACGACCAACACGTCGCGGTTATCTACGTGTATCGTCCCCCGATCGCTTCAAACGCGACGATAGAGTTGGGCCTCCGGAAGGCATTGTCCGTGTATCGAGAATGGGCGGGGAGACTCGGTGTAGACGGTGAGGGGAACCGTGTCATCCTTCTCAACGACGAGGGCGTTAGGTTCGTCGAGGCGTCGGTTGATCGTGCACTCGATCATATCACATCTTTCATGCCTTCGACTTCTCTACTATGCCTGCACCCGAGTTTAGAGTGCATGGTTGAGTTGGTTCAAGTTCAAGTGACGAGGTTCTCATGCGGCTCGATGGCGGTAGGGTTCACCGCGCACCATTTCGTGGGCGATGGGCACGCTACTAGCAACTTCTTGGTTGCATGGGGGCAGGCATGTAGAGGACTTGAGATCGACCCTTTGCCTTTCCATGATCGAACGATTTTCGCTCCGCGAAATCCTCCTTTATTCGAGTTCGAGCATAGAGGAGTCGAATACCTAGCCCAAAACTTCAAACAAATATATCCACTAATCGATCATAGCGTCGAGGACATCGTGTCATACAAGGTTCATTTCACGTCGGACTTCCTATCAGTGCTCAAGGCGAAGGCGTCTTCCATGAGAGGGAATGCCAAGCCCTTTAGCACATTTGAGAGCATTCTAGCACATCTATGGAGGGCCATAACCAAAGCTCGTGGCATGAATGCGTCCGAGATGACTCAAGTCCGGATATCCGTCGACGGTCGTGGACGACTAAACCCTAGTGTTCCGAGAGGTTATTTTGGGAATTTGGTCCTTTGGGCTTTCGCCAAGGCGAAAGTCGCGAACCTGTTGAACGAGCCCCTCCCCTATGCAGCCAACCTCTTACACGAGGCAGTGGTTGGTGTTGGCGACAACTATTTCAAATCGTTCATCGATTTTTCTAAGCACAAGGTGAAGGAGGAAGATCTGGTTCCTAATGCAGACACAAAAGACTTGATATTGTGGCCAAATTTGGAGGTTCATAGTTGGTTGAGGTTTCCCTTTTATGACCTAGATTTCGGATGTGGCGGCCCGCAGGCTTTCACCCCGTCGTTTACCCCGACGGAGGGTATGATCATCCTTCTCCCGTCTTTCGTCGGAGATGGAAGTATCGAAGTTTGTGTGCCTCTATTTAGACAAAACTTGGAGAGTTTCAAACAAATTTGCTATTCTTTAGACTAA